One genomic region from Skermania piniformis encodes:
- a CDS encoding acyltransferase: MPTLLKALPLLRPLDARNQRRYMQATTAILRSAGVTVEGPPLWVAPSVYLDCKEPGILTLGFRCVLSENVVLLTHDFSLDRYTDRAGIAPPEMEYSTKAPIRIGAYAFIGIRAVVMPGVTVGTGAIVGAGSVVTADVADGTVVAGNPARVLGTAEDAWERHRARWTLAARRG, encoded by the coding sequence ATGCCCACTTTGCTGAAGGCGCTCCCGTTGCTCCGTCCGCTGGACGCTCGGAACCAGCGCCGTTATATGCAGGCGACAACCGCAATCCTGCGGTCGGCCGGCGTCACCGTGGAGGGTCCGCCACTGTGGGTGGCCCCCAGCGTCTATCTGGACTGCAAGGAACCCGGCATCCTCACGCTGGGCTTTCGCTGCGTGCTGTCCGAGAACGTGGTCCTGCTGACCCACGACTTCTCCTTGGACCGCTACACCGACCGCGCCGGGATCGCGCCTCCGGAGATGGAGTATTCGACGAAGGCGCCGATCCGGATCGGCGCCTACGCCTTCATCGGCATCCGCGCGGTGGTGATGCCCGGTGTCACGGTCGGTACCGGGGCGATCGTCGGCGCCGGCTCGGTGGTCACCGCCGATGTCGCCGACGGCACGGTCGTCGCGGGAAATCCGGCTCGGGTGCTCGGCACCGCCGAGGACGCCTGGGAACGGCACCGAGCACGCTGGACGCTCGCGGCGCGGCGCGGCTGA
- a CDS encoding sugar transferase — MVTAAALLATELRFGGADAPDVGPVAVTGFSLGLVSLWSAYLVLARTRHTGVAGHGIDEYRRIVVATGWLVATLAAVGLLLDVATARSYLVVAVPVGLTGLLLSRRQWRRWLARQRAHGRFTSSVLVIGGPTAVEPISTRFDASPGLGYQVVGVCIPGYRGGAGDSLTVAGRRMPILGDENAVESAIRSCGATTVAVAGIDCLDPVTMRRLVWQLERLGVDLVVAPGVLDVAGPRLSFRLVDNLAMLHVGRAPRSGPSVLGKRLFDLVVATVAGLAFLPVVLVAAAAVKLGDPGPVFYRQERVGLRGKRFRVWKLRTMVVGADRLPAGPGGPLATASVFHKCADDVRVTRVGRVLRRTSIDELPQLLNVLVGQMSLVGPRPLLPGEGAGIESFVERRGLVRPGMTGLWQVSGRSDLAEAERIRLDNYYIDNWSMLQDLAIVCRTARAVVKSHGAY; from the coding sequence GTGGTGACGGCGGCTGCGTTGCTGGCCACCGAGTTGCGGTTCGGTGGCGCCGACGCCCCGGACGTGGGGCCGGTGGCGGTGACCGGCTTTTCCCTGGGTTTGGTGTCGTTGTGGTCGGCCTACCTCGTGCTGGCTCGCACCCGACACACCGGAGTCGCCGGGCATGGCATCGACGAGTATCGCCGAATCGTGGTAGCCACCGGATGGCTCGTCGCCACCTTGGCTGCGGTGGGTCTGCTGCTGGACGTGGCCACGGCGCGCAGCTATCTGGTCGTCGCGGTGCCGGTGGGGCTGACCGGGCTGTTGTTGAGCCGGCGGCAATGGCGACGCTGGCTCGCCCGGCAACGAGCGCACGGCCGATTCACCAGCTCGGTGCTGGTGATCGGCGGTCCGACCGCCGTCGAACCGATCAGCACCCGGTTCGATGCTTCACCCGGGCTCGGATATCAGGTGGTCGGGGTGTGTATACCCGGCTACCGCGGTGGGGCGGGTGACAGTCTCACCGTCGCCGGCCGTCGGATGCCGATCCTCGGCGACGAGAACGCGGTGGAGTCGGCGATCCGCAGTTGCGGTGCCACCACGGTGGCAGTCGCCGGCATCGACTGTCTGGACCCGGTGACGATGCGCCGACTGGTCTGGCAGCTGGAACGGTTGGGCGTCGATCTGGTGGTGGCTCCCGGGGTACTGGATGTGGCCGGACCACGACTGTCGTTCCGGCTGGTGGACAACTTGGCGATGCTGCACGTCGGCCGGGCGCCACGGTCCGGTCCGTCGGTCCTCGGTAAGCGGCTGTTCGACCTCGTCGTGGCGACGGTGGCCGGGCTGGCTTTCCTGCCGGTCGTGCTGGTCGCCGCGGCCGCCGTCAAGCTCGGTGACCCTGGCCCGGTGTTCTATCGACAGGAACGGGTAGGATTGCGCGGCAAGCGGTTCCGGGTGTGGAAGCTGCGCACCATGGTGGTCGGCGCGGACCGGTTGCCGGCCGGGCCGGGGGGTCCGTTGGCAACCGCGTCGGTGTTCCACAAGTGTGCCGACGATGTCCGGGTGACCCGGGTCGGACGGGTGCTACGCCGCACCAGCATCGACGAGCTGCCCCAGCTCCTGAATGTTCTGGTCGGCCAGATGAGCCTGGTCGGTCCGCGCCCGTTGCTGCCCGGCGAGGGTGCCGGGATCGAAAGTTTCGTCGAGCGGCGGGGATTGGTCCGCCCGGGGATGACCGGTCTCTGGCAGGTGTCCGGGCGATCCGATCTGGCCGAGGCCGAGCGGATCCGGCTGGACAACTACTACATCGACAACTGGTCGATGCTGCAGGATCTGGCGATCGTCTGCCGGACTGCCCGGGCGGTGGTGAAATCCCATGGCGCGTACTGA
- a CDS encoding lipopolysaccharide biosynthesis protein, with protein sequence MADRPADARTTGESGGELSSGERRAVLYGTLIRIAGTPVVAVAGLANTAVVVSHTGPAIFGVVTLIATVGLLFPFADLGIGAAVTTVSARPGPLAADPVARATIRRALGVLGVVGAAVAGLALTLGVADGWHQVIGLTTSPADRWAITVALCLFAATIPAGLGTRILIGIDRNQLAVAILMLNSIAGLTATLALAAAGVSGIWFAVAGPAGALAGNLVATVVALRLTGLRPAVLRAPAPVPAGSRLLAGSAWMFLIGIGLPLGLQSHRLLLAHLSTPDELSRYALMAQIYALTWSVFATAGMAFWPVFVKRRNDTGATVTLWRRAVLGFAGAAVPAAVLLAAGGPPAADLLGRGQITVSAGLATAFGLLLLTQCIHLPSGMLLTAPAELRWQAWCVLAMGLLGVVGGGLAADRFGATGVVLAAAGAVLLAQVLPDLLGVPRLIDRRADRSEPPGEGPELGVAGGRVEPRPTQRGRTRDGVLRQRRFRAQPPHPGHQRLR encoded by the coding sequence GTGGCTGACCGGCCGGCCGACGCGCGCACGACCGGCGAATCCGGCGGCGAACTCAGCTCCGGCGAGCGCCGGGCGGTGCTTTACGGCACGCTGATCCGCATCGCCGGCACGCCCGTGGTGGCGGTCGCCGGCCTGGCCAACACCGCGGTGGTGGTATCGCACACCGGTCCGGCGATCTTCGGCGTGGTCACCCTGATCGCGACGGTCGGCCTGCTGTTCCCGTTCGCCGACCTCGGCATCGGCGCCGCCGTGACGACCGTCAGCGCCCGGCCGGGCCCACTCGCCGCCGACCCGGTGGCCCGCGCGACCATCCGCCGCGCGCTGGGCGTGCTCGGCGTGGTGGGCGCTGCGGTCGCCGGACTCGCGCTCACCCTCGGCGTGGCCGACGGTTGGCACCAGGTGATCGGGCTGACCACCTCGCCGGCCGACCGGTGGGCGATCACCGTGGCGCTGTGCCTGTTTGCCGCGACCATCCCCGCGGGACTGGGCACGCGCATCCTGATCGGTATCGACCGCAACCAGCTGGCCGTGGCGATCCTGATGCTGAACTCGATCGCCGGGTTGACCGCCACCCTGGCACTGGCCGCGGCGGGCGTGTCCGGGATCTGGTTCGCCGTCGCCGGACCGGCGGGCGCCCTGGCCGGGAACCTGGTGGCAACGGTGGTCGCGCTCCGGCTGACCGGGTTGCGACCGGCGGTGCTGCGTGCACCCGCGCCGGTACCCGCGGGTAGCCGACTCCTCGCCGGCTCGGCCTGGATGTTCCTGATCGGCATCGGGCTACCGCTGGGCCTGCAGAGCCATCGCCTGCTCCTCGCGCACCTGAGTACCCCCGACGAGTTGTCCCGGTATGCGCTGATGGCGCAGATCTACGCCCTGACCTGGTCGGTGTTCGCCACCGCCGGAATGGCGTTCTGGCCGGTGTTCGTCAAGCGCCGCAACGACACCGGGGCAACGGTGACGCTGTGGCGCCGCGCGGTACTCGGCTTCGCCGGTGCGGCCGTGCCGGCGGCGGTGCTGCTCGCGGCCGGCGGCCCGCCCGCGGCCGACCTGCTCGGTCGCGGCCAGATCACCGTATCTGCGGGCCTGGCAACGGCTTTCGGGCTGCTACTGCTCACGCAGTGCATACACCTCCCGTCCGGGATGCTGCTCACCGCCCCAGCCGAGCTGCGCTGGCAAGCCTGGTGCGTGTTGGCGATGGGTTTGCTCGGAGTGGTCGGCGGCGGCCTGGCCGCGGACCGGTTCGGCGCGACCGGTGTGGTCCTCGCCGCCGCCGGCGCCGTGTTGCTGGCCCAGGTCCTGCCGGATCTGCTCGGCGTACCCCGGCTGATAGATCGGCGTGCCGACCGCAGCGAGCCGCCGGGCGAGGGTCCGGAACTCGGCGTGGCCGGCGGCCGCGTCGAACCGCGCCCGACGCAGCGCGGCCGCACCCGCGACGGCGTGCTGCGCCAGCGACGGTTCCGCGCGCAACCGCCGCACCCCGGCCACCAGCGCCTCCGGTGA
- a CDS encoding glycosyltransferase family 2 protein translates to MSSPRVSVITISYRDLPGLRGTVASVRAQRTSAEIEHIVIDGGSGPAVADYLAGLDPQPAYWRSAPDRGRYDAMNQGIARATGDLIWLLHSGDRFADPDVVEAVRRRLDRPRTRWGYGRCRLVDADGQPIGTLGAVPFDRARFLAGRAVIPHQATFVGADIADRLGPYDEQFGLAADQLYLFGAALLQPPVVLDRILCDFDTTGAGSTRAIKYNFADLRRAWDVIGYYPHGSRAVARVESRCAEYYHRTRTAIQVRG, encoded by the coding sequence ATGAGCTCGCCGCGGGTGTCGGTGATCACCATCAGCTACCGGGATCTGCCCGGGCTGCGCGGCACGGTCGCCAGCGTGCGGGCCCAACGGACGAGTGCCGAGATCGAGCACATCGTCATCGACGGCGGCTCCGGTCCCGCCGTCGCCGACTATCTGGCCGGGCTGGATCCGCAACCGGCCTACTGGCGTTCGGCACCGGACCGGGGCCGGTACGACGCGATGAATCAGGGCATCGCCCGGGCCACCGGTGACCTGATCTGGTTGCTGCACAGCGGTGACCGGTTCGCCGACCCCGACGTGGTGGAGGCGGTGCGGCGGCGGCTCGACCGGCCCCGGACCCGCTGGGGGTACGGCCGCTGCCGGCTGGTCGACGCGGATGGACAACCGATCGGCACGTTGGGCGCCGTACCGTTCGACCGGGCGCGATTTCTCGCCGGACGTGCGGTGATCCCGCACCAGGCGACGTTCGTCGGTGCCGACATCGCCGACCGACTCGGTCCGTACGACGAGCAGTTCGGGCTCGCCGCCGACCAGCTGTACCTGTTCGGCGCGGCGCTGCTGCAACCGCCGGTGGTGCTGGACCGGATTCTCTGCGACTTCGACACCACCGGCGCCGGCTCCACCCGTGCGATCAAGTACAACTTCGCCGACCTGCGCCGCGCCTGGGATGTGATCGGCTACTACCCGCACGGCAGCCGGGCCGTGGCCCGGGTCGAATCGCGCTGTGCGGAGTATTACCACCGGACCCGGACCGCGATCCAGGTCCGTGGCTGA
- a CDS encoding glycosyltransferase family 2 protein — MIPEPVVSVVVPTVGRTELGRAVASALAQTHPVAEVLVVADTTQPVELPADHRVRLVRPPRRLGSSRARQFGIDAAAGTVIALLDDDDEWLPEKLARQFAHVDAVVQQPDTPWIASCGVEAVGPDGSAIWPRRPIRPDESVPDYLFRFHSPRFGGATLQTSTLCFPVELARQVRWNDPAGAVHDDIRWLLDVRAALAGVAIVQLPDPLVRYHLTAGSQSRNSADRTTDYLAWGRRHLTDAPRRTRGDYFLTGPVAAAVAAGSPTGVLRATGTGLRCGRPGPAALLYAAAGVPRAVRRGGWTR; from the coding sequence ATGATCCCGGAACCGGTGGTGAGCGTGGTGGTCCCGACCGTCGGTCGGACGGAGCTGGGCCGGGCGGTGGCCTCGGCACTGGCCCAGACCCACCCGGTCGCCGAAGTCCTGGTCGTCGCGGATACCACGCAGCCGGTCGAACTGCCGGCCGATCACCGGGTCCGGCTGGTCCGCCCGCCGCGTCGCCTGGGCAGCAGCCGGGCCCGGCAGTTCGGTATCGACGCCGCCGCCGGGACGGTGATCGCCCTGCTCGACGACGACGACGAGTGGCTGCCGGAGAAACTGGCCCGGCAGTTCGCGCACGTCGACGCCGTGGTGCAGCAGCCCGACACGCCGTGGATCGCCTCGTGCGGGGTCGAGGCGGTCGGTCCGGACGGCAGCGCGATCTGGCCGCGCCGACCGATCCGGCCGGACGAATCGGTACCGGACTACCTGTTCCGGTTCCACTCGCCCCGCTTCGGCGGCGCAACGCTGCAGACCTCGACGCTGTGCTTCCCGGTCGAGCTGGCGCGGCAGGTCCGCTGGAACGACCCGGCCGGCGCGGTGCACGACGATATCCGCTGGCTGCTCGACGTACGCGCCGCGCTGGCCGGGGTAGCGATCGTGCAGCTGCCGGACCCGCTCGTGCGGTATCACCTCACCGCCGGCTCGCAATCCCGCAACAGCGCCGACCGGACCACCGACTACCTGGCCTGGGGACGCCGCCACCTCACCGACGCTCCCCGGCGTACCCGCGGCGACTACTTCCTGACCGGTCCGGTCGCGGCCGCAGTCGCGGCCGGCTCGCCGACCGGGGTGCTGCGCGCCACCGGGACCGGACTGCGGTGCGGGCGGCCCGGCCCGGCCGCGCTGCTCTACGCGGCTGCCGGGGTGCCGCGCGCCGTCCGCCGCGGCGGGTGGACCCGATGA
- a CDS encoding colanic acid biosynthesis acetyltransferase yields MGSQQSLDESPGSTRSLAAARERNYDKGRSFVVQVLWVLVSNLLFTRMWCPNRLRCKILRAFGGTVGRDVWIRRNVEIQWPWNLSIGDNSWIGVGVEIIDPVPVTIESDVCLSQHVLVCSGSHDHRAHDFPPLNRPVVVRSGVWICARATVLSGVTVGANSVVGATALVTRDVPPDTMVLAPAPVLAAQRRV; encoded by the coding sequence ATGGGATCGCAGCAATCACTCGACGAGTCGCCCGGATCGACGCGCTCCCTGGCTGCGGCCCGCGAGCGCAACTACGACAAGGGCCGCAGCTTCGTCGTCCAGGTCTTGTGGGTCCTGGTTTCGAACCTGCTCTTCACCCGGATGTGGTGCCCGAATAGGCTGCGCTGCAAGATTCTTCGGGCTTTCGGCGGGACGGTAGGGCGCGACGTGTGGATCCGGCGCAACGTCGAGATCCAGTGGCCGTGGAACCTGAGCATCGGGGACAACTCGTGGATCGGGGTCGGTGTCGAGATCATCGACCCGGTGCCGGTCACGATCGAGTCCGATGTCTGCCTGTCCCAGCACGTGCTGGTGTGCAGCGGGAGCCACGACCATCGCGCGCACGACTTTCCGCCGCTCAACCGGCCGGTCGTCGTGCGGTCCGGGGTGTGGATATGCGCCCGGGCGACGGTGCTGAGCGGGGTCACGGTCGGTGCGAACTCCGTCGTCGGCGCCACTGCTCTGGTCACCCGGGACGTGCCGCCGGACACGATGGTGCTCGCGCCGGCTCCGGTGCTCGCGGCACAGCGGCGGGTGTGA
- a CDS encoding glycosyltransferase: MQILHAVTLISPDAAYGGPVQVALNQAVALRRLGHQVQVAAGVRGYRVPPTEQQGVPLVTAPARFIAPGLGFASLAAPALLRRVSWSELDLVHLHLARDLVMLPLAAAVLRYRLPYVVQPHGMLVARSNPLAPMLDLALVRRVLRGARAVFHLTEGERDALTEVAGPGLRLVALPNGVPEYRSVEPGPAESVPEVLYLARLQERKRPLDFVDAGIALLDAGVRARFTLVGPDEGEGGTVGRRIAGHAGIRWTGPVPAGAGPARMRRASVFVLPAVDEPYPMAVLEAMAVGLPVVLTTGCDLADFVRDTRSGVVVEPKVAALTTAIGDLLADPAEARAAGERGRSAVRDLLGMPTVARRLDGVYRAAQTAAVGGRPISVGPRR; encoded by the coding sequence ATGCAGATCTTGCACGCGGTCACGTTGATCAGTCCGGACGCGGCCTACGGTGGCCCGGTCCAGGTCGCGCTGAATCAGGCCGTGGCGCTGCGGCGACTCGGCCATCAGGTGCAGGTCGCCGCCGGCGTCCGCGGTTATCGGGTGCCGCCGACCGAACAGCAGGGCGTGCCTCTGGTCACCGCACCGGCCCGGTTCATCGCGCCCGGGCTGGGTTTCGCCAGCCTTGCCGCGCCGGCGCTGCTGCGCCGAGTGTCCTGGTCCGAGCTCGATCTGGTGCATCTGCACCTGGCTCGGGATCTGGTGATGCTGCCGCTCGCCGCGGCGGTGCTCCGGTATCGGCTGCCCTATGTGGTTCAGCCGCACGGCATGCTGGTCGCCCGGTCGAATCCGCTCGCACCGATGCTGGATCTGGCCCTGGTGCGCCGGGTGCTGCGCGGCGCCCGCGCGGTGTTCCACCTGACCGAGGGCGAGCGCGATGCGTTGACCGAGGTCGCGGGTCCTGGATTACGGTTGGTCGCGCTACCTAACGGCGTCCCGGAGTATCGGTCCGTCGAGCCCGGTCCGGCGGAGTCGGTGCCCGAGGTGCTGTACCTGGCTCGGCTGCAGGAGCGTAAGCGGCCGTTGGATTTCGTCGATGCGGGGATCGCGCTGCTCGATGCCGGGGTCCGGGCCCGGTTCACCCTGGTCGGACCGGACGAGGGGGAGGGCGGCACGGTGGGCCGCCGGATCGCCGGTCATGCCGGAATTCGCTGGACCGGTCCGGTACCGGCCGGGGCCGGCCCGGCCCGGATGCGGCGGGCGAGCGTCTTCGTGCTCCCCGCGGTCGACGAGCCGTATCCGATGGCGGTGCTGGAGGCGATGGCAGTCGGGTTGCCGGTGGTCCTGACCACCGGTTGTGACCTGGCGGATTTCGTTCGGGATACCCGGTCCGGCGTGGTGGTCGAGCCGAAGGTGGCGGCGCTGACGACGGCGATCGGAGACCTGCTGGCCGACCCGGCCGAGGCCCGGGCGGCCGGCGAGCGGGGCCGCAGCGCCGTACGTGATCTGCTCGGCATGCCGACTGTCGCGCGCCGGCTGGACGGTGTCTATCGCGCAGCGCAGACGGCCGCGGTCGGCGGCAGGCCGATATCGGTCGGACCCCGGCGATGA
- a CDS encoding SGNH/GDSL hydrolase family protein, whose amino-acid sequence MTPGTVVRRVAAARVPALLFALAVIVALVVGYRSMRPVEWPVDPVRIAVIGDTLSAGPGDGDPWPTLLAAATGAAVTNVSVPAAGYFTAAGALGTFAAQVSRAGAAKPQVIVVVGGLFDVDRPEPLIRRAAGDLFAAIAAAVPAARLIVVGPIWSVVPVPDSVRRVDRAVSGAASDLGVPYVPLVYETWLTGAGMVHDDGQPTEAGQQRLAGGLADALRAEGVRLD is encoded by the coding sequence ATGACGCCCGGCACGGTCGTCCGGCGGGTCGCCGCCGCCCGGGTGCCGGCGCTGTTGTTCGCGCTGGCCGTGATCGTCGCGTTGGTCGTCGGGTACCGCAGTATGCGGCCGGTCGAGTGGCCGGTCGATCCGGTCCGGATCGCAGTGATCGGCGACACGCTCAGCGCCGGACCGGGTGACGGCGATCCCTGGCCGACCCTGCTCGCCGCCGCGACCGGCGCCGCCGTGACGAACGTGTCGGTCCCGGCCGCGGGATACTTCACCGCCGCAGGCGCCCTCGGCACGTTCGCGGCACAGGTGAGCCGGGCCGGCGCCGCCAAGCCACAGGTGATCGTCGTCGTCGGCGGCCTGTTCGACGTGGACCGGCCGGAGCCGCTGATACGTCGCGCCGCCGGCGACCTGTTCGCCGCGATCGCGGCGGCCGTTCCGGCGGCGCGGTTGATCGTGGTCGGGCCGATCTGGTCCGTGGTGCCGGTGCCGGATTCGGTCCGCCGGGTCGACCGTGCCGTCTCCGGCGCGGCGAGTGACCTCGGTGTCCCGTACGTTCCGTTGGTCTACGAGACCTGGCTCACCGGAGCCGGGATGGTGCACGACGACGGGCAGCCGACCGAGGCCGGCCAGCAGCGGCTGGCCGGCGGATTGGCCGATGCGCTCCGGGCGGAGGGGGTCCGGCTTGACTGA
- a CDS encoding SGNH/GDSL hydrolase family protein: MTDSPARRSAVVIAALAVLVGVAAGAAVVRQYSLTRPDAAAAPTAPVVPAVPPPAPSILFIGDTYTLGPPSLPDLGYACRTAATLDMDCSLAAVPGSGFINGGPQHRLPQTDIVSSSFAERVPELQARHQPDVVVLDGGRNDLPYGLDNLRNAVLYTLELTVQAWPQARVVLIAPWFLADPTPVGVVDRTRTPVGQVLQAAVAADPPLHAVDVVDPGPAGWFTGTATRDLLADDGVEPSVDGHDWIAGRLVAELRARGIGGSR, from the coding sequence TTGACTGATTCCCCAGCCCGGCGGTCTGCGGTCGTCATCGCCGCGCTCGCGGTGCTGGTCGGTGTCGCTGCGGGCGCAGCGGTGGTGCGCCAGTACTCCCTGACCCGGCCGGACGCGGCCGCTGCCCCGACCGCACCCGTGGTTCCGGCGGTGCCGCCGCCGGCGCCGTCGATCCTGTTCATCGGCGACACCTACACCCTGGGACCGCCGTCGCTGCCCGACTTGGGCTATGCCTGTCGTACCGCTGCGACGCTGGACATGGATTGCAGCCTGGCTGCGGTGCCGGGCAGCGGCTTCATCAACGGCGGCCCCCAGCACCGGCTGCCGCAGACCGACATCGTGTCCAGCTCGTTCGCCGAGCGGGTTCCGGAACTGCAGGCCCGGCACCAGCCGGACGTGGTGGTGCTCGACGGCGGCCGAAACGACCTGCCGTACGGCCTCGACAACCTGCGTAACGCCGTGTTGTACACGCTGGAGCTGACCGTGCAGGCGTGGCCACAGGCGCGGGTGGTGCTGATCGCGCCGTGGTTCCTTGCCGACCCGACGCCGGTCGGGGTGGTCGACCGCACCCGGACCCCGGTCGGTCAGGTGTTGCAGGCAGCGGTGGCAGCGGACCCACCGTTGCATGCGGTCGATGTCGTCGACCCCGGTCCGGCCGGCTGGTTCACCGGCACCGCTACTCGGGATCTGCTGGCCGACGACGGCGTCGAACCCAGCGTGGACGGGCACGACTGGATCGCCGGGCGGCTCGTCGCCGAGTTGCGCGCGCGCGGGATCGGTGGATCTCGGTGA